In Penicillium oxalicum strain HP7-1 chromosome I, whole genome shotgun sequence, a single window of DNA contains:
- a CDS encoding putative squalene monooxygenase — MTSTSNGHAPRSELSVQRRTEHHEADVVIVGAGILGCALAVALGRQGRSVFLLEQSMKEPDRIVGELLQPGGVKALEQLGLRDCLEGIDAIDVDSYYVSYFGEPVKLYYPKETPSSPRPIGKSFHHGRFVRKLREAALACPNVKVVETKATGLVTSSQGQVLGVECLTGDAKDCYFGQLNVVADGYASKFRKIHHPHSPRARSKFWGLELIDADLPSPNSGHVLLSDKPPVLIYQIGTHETRILIDIPENLPSASVKNGGVKSHLRNVVLPSLPASVRPSFEAALDQGHLRSMPNSFLPASTNKTPGLLIVGDALNMRHPLTGGGMTVALNDVCCIRELLSPEAVPNLGDTSLVLKQLSRFHWMRKNSSSVINILAQALYQLFAANDSNLLALQRGCFRYFQLGHVDGPVGLLGGLIKQPFVLFRHFFTVAFLSIWVLFRETPFTKMILFPVQSLMVFWTACVVIFPYIFAEIRT; from the exons ATGACTTCCACATCGAACGGCCATGCGCCCAGATCCGAATTGTCCGTTCAACGCCGTACGGAACACCACGAGGCTGATGTCGTGATCGTAGGCGCAGGCATCCTGGGCTGCGCACTCGCCGTTGCGCTGGGACGGCAGGGTCGCAGTGTGTTTTTGCTGGAACAGTCCATGAAAGAGCCCGATCGCATCGTCGGCGAATTGCTACAACCGGGAGGAGTGAAAGCGTTGGAACAACTGGGCCTGCGGGATTGTCTCGAGGGAATCGATGCCATCGATGTCGACAGTTACTACGTCTCATACTTTGGCGAGCCCGTCAAATTGTACTATCCCAAGGAGACGCCCTCGTCACCGCGGCCGATAGGAAAGTCATTCCACCACGGTCGCTTTGTCAGGAAACTGCGTGAGGCCGCCCTGGCATGCCCGAATGTCAAGGTGGTCGAGACCAAGGCCACTGGTTTGGTGACTTCCTCTCAGGGACAGGTGCTGGGTGTCGAGTGTCTCACGGGGGACGCCAAGGACTGCTACTTTGGTCAGTTGAACGTCGTCGCGGACGGTTACGCTTCGAAATTCCGCAAGATCCACCACCCACACTCACCCCGAGCTCGATCCAAGTTCTGGGGTCTCGAGTTGATCGACGCCGACCTGCCCTCCCCCAACTCCGGCCACGTTCTCCTGAGCGATAAACCTCCTGTGCTCATCTACCAGATCGGTACCCACGAGACCCGAATTCTCATCGACATTCCCGAAAACCTTCCCTCCGCCTCGGTCAAGAACGGCGGTGTGAAGAGCCATCTTCGAAATGTCGTTCTACCCTCTCTGCCTGCAAGCGTGCGGCCATCCTTTGAGGCTGCACTCGATCAGGGTCACCTTCGTTCCATGCCCAACTCCTTCTTGCCCGCCTCTACGAACAAGACACCGGGGCTGTTGATTGTCGGCGATGCGCTCAACATGCGACACCCGTTGACGGGTGGTGGAATGACCGTGGCTCTGAACGATGTCTGCTGTATCCGCGAATTGTTGAGTCCTGAGGCTGTGCCCAACTTGGGTGACACATCATTGGTGCTCAAGCAATTATCTCGCTTCCACTGGATGCGCAAGAATTCCTCTTCTGTCATCAACATCCTTGCCCAGGCTCTGTATCAGCTCTTCGCTGCTAATG ACTCCAACCTCCTTGCTCTCCAACGAGGCTGCTTCCGCTATTTCCAGCTCGGTCATGTCGACGGACCGGTGGGTCTCCTCGGAGGTCTCATCAAGCAGCCTTTTGTTCTGTTCCGCCACTTCTTCACCGTGGCATTCCTCTCCATCTGGGTGCTCTTCCGGGAAACGCCATTCACCAAGATGATCCTCTTTCCCGTACAGTCTCTCATGGTGTTCTGGACCGCCTGTGTGGTCATTTTCCCGTACATCTTCGCCGAGATTCGAACATGA
- a CDS encoding putative solute carrier family 35 member, with translation MSDTKNMAQSQSHAANSIDSIQRAPSSQQKDTAVAVVNAAGDEGSSVVPADKVDDRKKGFLAYFKTKEFYITLALGQLLAIANTSTSTFTTLLGEESWAIPTFQTLLNYIVLTCIFTPYTIYRYGFKGWLRVIYTDGWKYIILAFCDVEGNFFIVLAYQYTTMLSAQLINFWAIVVVVVVSFLFLKVRYHITQIAGIVICIGGMGVLIASDHITGANGGDVSSGHQLKGDLFALLGASFYGLTNTAEEYFVSKKPVYEVLGQLSLYGCIIDGVQSAIFERSNYHTSVWNGKVGGYLTGFTLCLSLFYCLAPLMFRLSSAAFFNISLLTMNFWGVCIGIKVFHYKIHWMYPIAFVLIIVGQLIYYLGRKALAEARKPWLGLNQENGVTGLFTAKQKIQHIVPAGADPHEHDPERPPTANTSAA, from the exons ATGTCTGACACCAAGAACATGGcccagagccagagccacgCTGCCAACTCGATCGACTCGATTCAGCGGGCACCATCGTCCCAGCAGAAGGACACTGCGGTCGCCGTGGTGAACGCAGCTGGGGACGAAGGTTCTTCGGTAGTGCCGGCGGATAAGGTTGACGACCGCAAGAAAGGGTTCTTGGCTTACTTCAAGACTAAGGAGTTTTATATCACCTTGGCTCTCGG ACAACTGCTTGCGATCGCCAACACTTCCACAAGCACTTTCACTACCCTGCTTGGGGAAGAAAGCTGGGCCATTCCTACGTTCCAAACCTTGCTCAACTACATCGTTTTGACTTGTATCTTCACTCCTTACACGATCTACCGTTATGGATTCAAGGGCTGGCTCCGTGTGATCTACACCGACGGCTGGAAATATATCATTCTCGCATTTTGTGATGTTGAGGGTAACTTCTTCATCGTTCTGGCGTATCAATACACGACCATGCTGAGCGCTCAGCTGATTAACTTCTGGGCCATTGTGGTAGTGGTCGTTGTCTCTTTCTTGTTCCTTAAGGTTCGCTACCATATCACCCAGATTGCTGGCATCGTGATCTGCATCGGTGGAATGGGTGTCCTGATCGCCTCGGACCACATCACCGGTGCCAATGGGGGAGACGTCTCAAGCGGCCACCAGTTGAAGGGAGACCTCTTTGCTCTCTTGGGCGCCTCGTTCTACGGCCTTACCAACACCGCCGAGGAGTACTTTGTCAGCAAGAAGCCCGTGTATGAGGTTCTGGGTCAGCTGTCTCTGTACGGCTGCATCATTGACGGCGTGCAAAGCGCCATCTTCGAACGCAGCAACTACCACACTTCTGTCTGGAACGGAAAGGTGGGCGGCTACCTCACTGGCTTCAccctctgtctctccctGTTCTACTGTCTGGCTCCACTCATGTTCCGATTGTCTTCGGCCgccttcttcaacatctctctGCTCACCATGAACTTTTGGGGTGTCTGCATCGGTATCAAGGTCTTCCACTACAAGATTCATTGGATGTACCCCATCGCTTTCGTCTTGATCATCGTGGGTCAACTGATCTACTACCTGGGTCGTAAGGCTTTGGCCGAGGCTCGCAAGCCCTGGCTGGGTCTGAACCAGGAGAATGGCGTGACTGGCTTGTTCACGGCCAAGCAGAAGATTCAGCACATCGTGCCCGCGGGTGCTGATCCCCATGAGCATGATCCCGAGCGCCCTCCCACGGCGAACACCAGCGCTGCTTAA